In Microbulbifer celer, a single window of DNA contains:
- a CDS encoding hybrid sensor histidine kinase/response regulator, translating into MEEDKEKVRLKSTYRDLSEPNSHLVYEALRKSEERYRELVEHANSIILRWNKNGIVTFFNEYAQRFFGYSEHEIIGQHVVGTIVPESESTGRDLRPLMDHICNHPDEHRYNVNENVTKCGKRVWVAWTNKLLRNDDGDAIGVLSIGSDITKQRLLEEELRQAQKMQAIGELAGGIAHDFNNMIHGIAGFAEIIHQTTCDSKTAEYSKQILTTAQHATELTKQLLTFARKGSYHLSDCNTHDIIRDVCAMLERTIDRKIQVQQQLNAERPHVKGDSAQLQSALLNLGINAKDAMPAGGTLVFSTSDVTVDRPISISDFQLEAGKYLQINVSDSGTGMSEEVRQRIFEPFFTTKASGRGAGLGLAAVYGTTHLHKGAIQCRSEFGKGSSFDLYLPIIKDCSKELSKVSKVKATERSIHMMVVDDEAIVRSYSKTLFEMHGHTVDTFASPQEAIEHYRKNSHKIDLVLLDMIMPQMDGQQLFAELKRINPDIKAMLSSGYSVESKVQEILKAGILDCIKKPFTYDQLQAKISTLVADGIIPPENE; encoded by the coding sequence ATGGAAGAAGACAAGGAAAAGGTACGCTTAAAATCCACTTACCGGGACCTATCGGAGCCCAACTCTCACCTGGTCTATGAGGCGCTTCGGAAAAGTGAAGAACGCTACCGGGAGCTGGTTGAACATGCCAATTCCATCATTCTCCGCTGGAACAAGAACGGCATCGTTACCTTTTTCAATGAGTACGCACAGCGCTTCTTCGGGTACAGTGAACACGAGATCATTGGCCAACATGTAGTCGGAACGATCGTACCAGAAAGTGAAAGCACCGGCCGTGACCTTCGCCCACTGATGGATCATATCTGCAACCACCCGGATGAGCATCGATACAACGTCAACGAAAACGTCACCAAATGCGGAAAAAGAGTCTGGGTCGCATGGACCAACAAGCTGCTGCGAAATGATGACGGCGACGCTATCGGTGTGCTCAGTATCGGCAGTGACATCACCAAACAGCGACTGCTCGAAGAGGAACTGCGACAGGCGCAGAAAATGCAGGCAATTGGTGAATTGGCCGGCGGTATCGCGCACGATTTCAACAACATGATTCACGGTATCGCCGGCTTCGCTGAAATCATTCACCAGACCACATGCGATTCCAAAACTGCCGAGTACTCAAAGCAGATCCTGACAACCGCGCAGCACGCCACTGAACTCACCAAACAGCTACTGACCTTCGCCCGCAAGGGTTCCTACCACCTGAGCGACTGTAACACCCACGATATCATTCGCGACGTATGCGCCATGTTGGAGCGCACCATCGACCGGAAAATACAGGTTCAACAACAACTGAATGCCGAGCGGCCACATGTGAAAGGTGACAGTGCTCAATTGCAGAGTGCGCTGCTCAATCTGGGCATCAATGCCAAAGACGCAATGCCGGCAGGCGGCACGCTGGTTTTCAGCACCAGTGATGTCACCGTAGACAGACCCATTTCTATTTCTGACTTTCAGCTGGAAGCAGGCAAGTATCTACAGATCAACGTCAGTGACAGCGGCACGGGTATGTCGGAGGAAGTACGCCAGAGAATTTTCGAGCCCTTCTTTACTACCAAGGCCAGTGGGCGCGGCGCTGGTCTCGGGCTCGCCGCGGTTTACGGCACCACGCATTTACACAAGGGGGCCATTCAGTGTCGCTCAGAATTCGGCAAAGGCAGCAGCTTTGACCTCTACCTCCCCATCATCAAAGACTGCAGTAAAGAATTGTCCAAAGTTTCCAAAGTCAAAGCGACAGAAAGAAGCATTCACATGATGGTGGTAGATGATGAGGCCATCGTACGCAGTTATTCCAAGACGCTTTTCGAAATGCACGGTCACACCGTCGATACCTTTGCCTCCCCGCAGGAAGCTATAGAGCATTACCGGAAAAACAGCCACAAAATCGATCTGGTCTTGCTGGATATGATCATGCCGCAAATGGATGGACAACAACTGTTTGCGGAGCTGAAGCGTATCAACCCGGACATCAAGGCCATGCTGTCATCTGGATACAGCGTAGAGAGCAAGGTTCAGGAGATCCTGAAGGCAGGTATTCTGGACTGTATCAAAAAGCCATTTACCTACGATCAGCTACAGGCAAAAATTTCCACATTGGTGGCGGACGGTATTATTCCACCTGAGAATGAGTGA
- a CDS encoding LEA type 2 family protein translates to MPPNNASIRQHHWFSWLRSAIAIIAIGVMSGCAVLSPDFEKPDVQITSVEPLPSTGGDLRFRIHLRVFNPNNTELALSGLYYTLSLAGHKVVTGTSSDLPTITPFGQDAIVVDASASVMGSFMAAAELLKMQGNTVPYELEARLGLRRSLVPYIKVRRDGQIQLDQYR, encoded by the coding sequence TTGCCCCCCAATAATGCTTCTATCCGCCAACATCATTGGTTTTCCTGGTTGCGCAGTGCCATAGCCATAATCGCCATCGGCGTAATGAGCGGCTGCGCGGTACTATCTCCCGACTTCGAGAAACCGGACGTACAGATCACTTCGGTGGAGCCCCTTCCCTCCACAGGCGGCGATCTTCGCTTCCGAATCCATTTGCGGGTATTCAATCCAAACAACACCGAACTCGCGCTATCCGGGCTCTACTACACCCTGAGTCTTGCCGGCCACAAGGTAGTCACCGGCACCTCGAGCGACCTGCCTACCATCACCCCGTTCGGGCAGGACGCCATTGTGGTGGATGCCTCAGCGAGCGTGATGGGGTCCTTCATGGCGGCAGCAGAGCTGCTCAAGATGCAGGGCAATACCGTACCCTATGAGCTGGAGGCGAGACTGGGGCTGAGGCGATCGCTGGTACCGTACATCAAGGTACGCAGGGATGGACAGATCCAGCTGGACCAGTACCGATAA
- a CDS encoding DUF6249 domain-containing protein produces MTLITNRFAALVLAAMVAAGSWAPAWAQDGGNEPEAPSTPAVPAPPPASKVDGTSKQVRILRQDDGSLRIIARGEGGENADIQVDLGEEFGGAVTRRIYEKLEEKGILDEQGLVVEEAMDSALESVPRNIDIGISAEMERAHRIAENHRRAHEHEIEQSVRNNDSDEISELNVAIVAILAVFMTPVLIVWLVTRNSYRKKQLMMENINRLVAEGRDIPQELLDAMDETSPAKTKDRGFTLIAVGAAVFIWLSASAGIGVGSLGLIPLFIGVARYINWKLDNQQVNPTV; encoded by the coding sequence ATGACTCTAATCACAAACCGTTTTGCCGCGCTGGTACTGGCGGCGATGGTGGCGGCGGGAAGCTGGGCCCCCGCCTGGGCACAGGACGGTGGCAACGAGCCGGAAGCGCCAAGCACTCCCGCAGTGCCGGCGCCGCCCCCGGCATCCAAAGTGGATGGAACCAGCAAACAGGTACGGATTCTGCGTCAGGATGATGGCTCGCTGCGTATCATCGCGCGCGGCGAAGGCGGTGAGAATGCGGATATCCAGGTTGACCTGGGCGAGGAGTTCGGCGGTGCGGTAACCCGCCGGATCTACGAGAAGCTCGAGGAAAAGGGCATTCTCGATGAACAGGGCCTAGTGGTGGAAGAAGCCATGGATTCTGCACTGGAGTCGGTACCGCGCAATATCGACATCGGAATCTCGGCGGAGATGGAAAGAGCTCACCGGATTGCGGAGAACCACCGCCGCGCACACGAGCACGAAATAGAGCAGAGCGTCCGCAATAACGATAGTGACGAGATCAGTGAGCTGAATGTCGCCATCGTTGCGATCCTGGCGGTGTTCATGACCCCGGTGCTGATCGTGTGGCTGGTGACCCGCAACAGCTACCGCAAGAAGCAGCTGATGATGGAGAACATCAATCGCCTGGTAGCGGAAGGCCGCGATATCCCGCAGGAGCTGCTGGATGCTATGGATGAGACGAGTCCGGCCAAGACCAAGGATCGTGGTTTTACCCTGATTGCGGTAGGTGCCGCAGTATTTATCTGGCTGAGCGCCAGCGCCGGGATTGGTGTTGGCAGTCTTGGCCTGATCCCGCTGTTCATCGGTGTGGCGCGTTATATCAACTGGAAGCTCGACAACCAGCAAGTCAACCCGACCGTCTAG
- a CDS encoding amidohydrolase codes for MQLSTGLKRYCSAWAFTVLGVLLTGCGGDDSKSADDTRGFARQSAFPSTYEVKETKPVLIQSATILTGTGERLEDTDLLLKDGKIARLGKDLKASEDTLVVVAEGKWVTPGIIDVHSHLGDYPAPAIESSQDGNEMTAPNTAQVWAEHSVWTQDPQFSLALAGGVTTLQILPGSANLFGGRGVTLKNVPGRRVQDMKFPGAPYGLKMACGENPKRVYGGKGQLPSTRMGNVAGYREAWIAAAAYKKKWEEYRENGGDAPERDLQLETLAGVLSGEILVHNHCYRGEEMAIMMDVASEFDFQISTFHHAVEAYKVADLLAENNVCAAMWADWWGFKHEAFDMTEANIAIVDQAGACAMIHSDSAIGIQHLNEETAKAMAAGRRAGFDIQPEHAVQWMTLNPAKALGIEEMTGTLEKGKMGDVVVWSGDPFSVYSKAEKVFIDGELMFDRDDPSRQPRSDFELGILDAEGERL; via the coding sequence GTGCAGCTCAGCACCGGGTTGAAACGCTACTGTAGCGCGTGGGCGTTCACGGTATTGGGCGTGTTGCTGACCGGATGTGGTGGCGACGATAGCAAAAGCGCAGATGATACCCGGGGCTTTGCCCGTCAGAGTGCTTTTCCGTCGACCTATGAAGTTAAAGAGACCAAACCGGTATTGATCCAGAGCGCCACCATCCTGACCGGGACCGGTGAGAGGCTGGAAGACACGGATCTGCTGTTGAAAGACGGCAAGATCGCTCGCTTGGGTAAAGATCTCAAAGCTTCGGAGGACACTCTGGTCGTAGTGGCGGAAGGAAAGTGGGTGACCCCTGGCATCATTGATGTGCACTCGCACCTGGGGGATTACCCCGCGCCCGCCATCGAATCTTCCCAGGACGGTAATGAAATGACGGCTCCCAACACCGCACAGGTGTGGGCCGAGCACTCTGTGTGGACCCAGGATCCCCAGTTCTCTCTGGCCCTGGCTGGCGGGGTCACTACACTGCAGATCCTGCCGGGTTCCGCCAACCTGTTTGGGGGCCGCGGCGTGACGTTGAAGAACGTCCCCGGCCGACGGGTTCAGGACATGAAGTTTCCGGGCGCGCCTTATGGCTTGAAGATGGCCTGCGGCGAAAACCCCAAGCGGGTATACGGCGGCAAGGGCCAGCTTCCTTCTACGCGCATGGGAAATGTGGCCGGGTATCGCGAGGCATGGATTGCTGCCGCTGCCTATAAGAAGAAGTGGGAGGAATACCGGGAAAATGGTGGCGATGCACCCGAACGGGATCTGCAGCTGGAAACTCTGGCCGGCGTCCTGAGCGGTGAAATCCTGGTGCACAACCATTGTTATCGCGGTGAGGAAATGGCGATCATGATGGATGTTGCCAGCGAATTTGATTTTCAGATCTCCACCTTCCATCACGCGGTTGAGGCTTACAAGGTTGCGGATCTGCTGGCAGAAAATAACGTCTGTGCGGCCATGTGGGCGGACTGGTGGGGGTTCAAGCATGAGGCCTTCGATATGACCGAGGCCAATATTGCCATCGTTGACCAGGCTGGTGCCTGCGCCATGATCCATTCCGATTCCGCCATTGGTATCCAGCACCTGAACGAGGAGACTGCCAAGGCTATGGCCGCAGGTCGTCGGGCCGGATTCGATATCCAGCCCGAACACGCGGTGCAGTGGATGACCCTGAATCCGGCTAAGGCACTGGGCATCGAAGAAATGACCGGAACACTAGAGAAAGGCAAGATGGGGGATGTTGTGGTCTGGTCCGGCGATCCCTTCAGCGTTTATAGCAAAGCGGAAAAAGTCTTTATCGACGGCGAGCTGATGTTCGACCGTGACGATCCTTCCCGCCAGCCCCGCAGCGATTTTGAACTGGGAATTCTTGATGCAGAAGGAGAGCGGCTGTGA
- a CDS encoding MAPEG family protein → MLAIKVTALYAGICALLVIALAYRVVAFRRGEKVGLGSGGHHMGQVAVRAHANAIEYVPLALILMMIAEINGLSAVWLHCLGATFVLARLMHAVGLVSGKGGYHPGRFGGTALSWLVILILAVINIVSAL, encoded by the coding sequence ATGTTGGCAATAAAAGTGACCGCGTTGTATGCGGGAATCTGCGCACTATTGGTGATCGCGCTGGCCTACCGGGTGGTGGCTTTTCGGCGTGGAGAAAAGGTGGGTCTCGGTAGTGGCGGGCACCACATGGGGCAGGTGGCGGTCCGGGCCCACGCCAATGCCATTGAATATGTGCCGCTCGCACTCATCCTGATGATGATTGCGGAAATCAACGGGCTAAGCGCTGTCTGGTTACACTGCCTTGGTGCAACGTTTGTGCTGGCCCGCCTGATGCACGCGGTCGGCCTGGTGTCGGGGAAAGGTGGGTATCATCCGGGGCGTTTTGGCGGCACTGCGCTGAGTTGGCTGGTTATTTTGATTCTTGCGGTGATCAATATTGTTTCGGCACTCTAA
- a CDS encoding sigma-70 family RNA polymerase sigma factor: MNLTDEELIRRVVEDGDQRAYAQLVRSYQSQLRYSLRQLCDGDQGLADDMAQEAFIKAYKALPAFRGDARFSTWLYRIAYNLVMSHKRKNAPDVDQEAVDRAQSQESVEESQQLGMARDLNSAMGELSEAQRQAVHLCMQRGFSHEEAASIMKLPLGTVKSHVNRARAKLQSLLQAWREEVVSG, from the coding sequence ATGAACCTCACTGACGAGGAACTGATCCGGCGAGTGGTCGAGGACGGGGACCAGCGGGCGTACGCCCAGCTGGTTCGCAGCTATCAGTCGCAACTGCGCTATTCGTTACGGCAGTTGTGCGACGGGGACCAGGGGCTGGCCGACGATATGGCCCAGGAAGCCTTTATCAAGGCTTACAAGGCATTGCCTGCGTTTCGCGGTGATGCGCGGTTCAGTACCTGGCTGTATCGGATCGCCTACAATCTCGTAATGAGCCACAAGCGCAAGAATGCGCCGGATGTGGATCAGGAGGCGGTAGACCGCGCCCAGTCGCAGGAATCAGTAGAAGAATCACAACAATTGGGGATGGCCAGAGATCTGAACTCTGCCATGGGGGAGCTGAGCGAAGCCCAGAGACAGGCGGTGCACCTCTGTATGCAACGAGGCTTTTCACACGAGGAAGCTGCCAGCATTATGAAGTTGCCGCTGGGCACGGTAAAATCCCACGTTAACCGCGCACGGGCAAAATTGCAGTCATTGCTGCAGGCCTGGCGGGAGGAGGTAGTCAGTGGCTAA
- a CDS encoding LysE family translocator produces the protein MYWIEWLSLAGICALGAMTPGPSLLIVLRSASAGLYQGLASAIAHGLGIGIYALLTALGLAVVITQTPMLFNGLQWAGALFLAYLGVQALRHAGAPQPGESQSKQASTASLSVGKAALQGFGIAFFNPKVALFFGALFSQFVSNEQALATKISMAVLAATIDTAWYLIVALVVIYGSRRGLTTGSWRPWLQRIFGVLLIGLALRLLWSL, from the coding sequence ATGTATTGGATTGAGTGGCTGTCACTGGCCGGCATCTGCGCTCTGGGCGCCATGACACCGGGCCCCAGCCTGCTGATCGTCCTGCGCAGCGCCAGCGCGGGGCTCTATCAGGGGCTGGCCAGTGCCATCGCCCATGGCCTGGGCATCGGGATCTATGCCCTACTGACCGCCCTTGGCCTCGCCGTCGTGATCACCCAGACACCGATGCTCTTCAACGGTCTGCAGTGGGCCGGCGCGCTGTTTCTCGCCTATCTGGGGGTTCAGGCCTTGCGACACGCCGGTGCCCCCCAGCCGGGAGAGTCCCAATCAAAACAAGCCTCGACAGCCTCCTTGAGCGTCGGCAAAGCGGCGCTGCAGGGCTTCGGCATTGCCTTTTTCAATCCCAAGGTCGCGCTTTTCTTTGGTGCCCTGTTCAGTCAGTTTGTCTCCAATGAGCAGGCCCTGGCCACCAAGATCTCCATGGCTGTGCTGGCAGCCACCATCGACACCGCCTGGTATCTCATCGTGGCCCTGGTGGTGATCTACGGTAGCCGGCGTGGACTCACTACCGGCTCCTGGCGCCCCTGGCTGCAGCGGATATTCGGTGTACTGCTGATCGGCCTCGCCCTGCGCCTGCTGTGGAGCCTGTAA
- a CDS encoding mechanosensitive ion channel family protein, with protein MNSFDPPMAFTLSLWAQGQQLPGQDKAKELAESLELAKAAPSSLTGIVQTVSDSLLNIWQAFLGHTPFFVASLLMLVFTWILATLAGKATRRFMRKTTQRPSLQDLMVRLTKIVIWVIGLLFTAMVLFPGLTPGRALGGLGLLSVAVGLAFKDIFENFFAGILILWRFPFEAGDVIKCCDVEGRVEAVEVRNTAIRRTTGELVIVPNLFLFKNPCEILTDRNKRRITIIAGVAYGEDVATAVKVIEAAVLDCETVRDDEPVQIFPQGFGDSCIDIEVTWWSGSSPLEGRRSRGEVVTAVKKALDDAGIEIPFPYRTLTFKESLTVGKAEANDV; from the coding sequence ATGAATTCTTTTGATCCGCCCATGGCGTTCACACTCTCTCTATGGGCACAAGGCCAGCAGTTGCCAGGACAGGATAAGGCGAAAGAGCTGGCGGAATCCCTTGAGCTTGCCAAGGCGGCTCCCTCTTCACTTACGGGTATCGTACAGACGGTATCTGACTCTCTGCTGAATATCTGGCAGGCGTTTCTCGGGCACACGCCATTCTTCGTTGCCAGCCTGCTGATGCTGGTGTTTACCTGGATACTGGCGACCTTGGCCGGTAAGGCTACCCGGCGCTTTATGCGCAAAACCACCCAGCGTCCCTCGCTGCAAGACCTGATGGTGCGGCTGACCAAGATTGTGATCTGGGTGATTGGGCTGCTGTTCACCGCAATGGTGCTTTTCCCTGGCCTTACCCCGGGAAGGGCGCTGGGTGGCCTGGGGTTGCTGTCGGTGGCGGTGGGGCTTGCCTTCAAAGATATCTTCGAAAACTTCTTCGCCGGCATCCTGATTCTCTGGCGCTTTCCGTTCGAGGCCGGTGATGTGATCAAGTGCTGCGATGTGGAGGGGCGGGTAGAGGCGGTGGAGGTGCGCAATACCGCGATCCGCAGAACCACCGGGGAGCTGGTGATCGTACCCAACCTGTTTCTGTTCAAGAACCCCTGCGAGATATTGACCGATCGCAACAAGCGCAGAATCACCATCATTGCCGGCGTGGCCTATGGCGAAGATGTCGCCACGGCGGTCAAAGTCATTGAAGCCGCGGTGCTCGACTGCGAAACGGTGCGCGACGATGAGCCTGTGCAGATTTTTCCGCAAGGCTTCGGTGACAGCTGCATCGATATTGAAGTCACCTGGTGGTCCGGTTCCTCTCCGCTGGAGGGACGCCGATCCCGCGGAGAGGTGGTCACGGCAGTCAAGAAGGCCCTGGACGATGCCGGTATCGAGATTCCCTTCCCGTACCGCACGCTGACGTTCAAAGAGTCGCTCACCGTCGGCAAGGCCGAGGCAAACGACGTCTGA
- a CDS encoding DUF924 family protein, whose protein sequence is MSQVATPDAVLTFWFGGHSPDHASSPQQIGRWFNGGDGFDEEIRTRFGHTVDIALAGGLDHWQQSPAEQLALILVCDQFTRNIYRGSERAFAGDPLALSTSQAMIRDNLQTGFGLDQRAFLGMPLEHSELPEVQAQSVTYFSQLQQDFSEDQGVSSADAKRARSYYGFAVSHRDVIERFGRFPHRNAALARDSSGEEQEWLDNGGGF, encoded by the coding sequence ATGTCTCAAGTCGCAACACCCGATGCGGTACTGACCTTCTGGTTTGGTGGTCACAGTCCCGACCACGCCTCTTCCCCTCAGCAGATTGGCCGCTGGTTCAATGGTGGAGACGGTTTCGACGAGGAAATCCGCACCCGGTTTGGCCACACGGTAGACATCGCCCTGGCGGGTGGCCTCGATCACTGGCAACAATCTCCAGCAGAGCAGTTGGCGCTGATCCTCGTGTGTGACCAATTCACCCGCAATATATATCGCGGCAGCGAGCGCGCCTTCGCCGGAGACCCACTCGCCCTGTCGACCAGTCAGGCGATGATCCGCGACAACCTGCAGACCGGCTTCGGTCTCGATCAACGGGCTTTTCTCGGCATGCCGCTGGAGCACTCGGAGCTGCCAGAGGTACAGGCACAGTCCGTCACCTATTTCAGCCAGCTGCAACAGGACTTCAGCGAGGACCAGGGGGTATCATCTGCCGACGCCAAGCGCGCGCGCAGTTACTACGGCTTCGCCGTTTCCCACCGCGATGTCATCGAGCGCTTCGGCCGCTTTCCTCACCGCAACGCGGCTCTGGCACGCGACAGCAGTGGCGAGGAGCAGGAGTGGCTGGACAACGGCGGCGGTTTTTGA
- a CDS encoding YebG family protein — translation MAVVAVWKCDRDGAMFDNKKDAEEHDKMLELAANITALIERHVEGVSEEASENIGLMLAKRRDALAKACKGKPDVLLESDEENDTPASKASEEAAPESEDDQVTPLAANQ, via the coding sequence ATGGCGGTAGTAGCCGTTTGGAAATGCGACAGAGACGGAGCCATGTTCGATAACAAGAAAGACGCTGAAGAACACGACAAGATGCTGGAGCTGGCCGCCAATATTACCGCCCTGATTGAGCGGCATGTTGAAGGTGTCTCTGAAGAAGCCAGCGAAAATATCGGTTTGATGCTGGCCAAGCGCCGCGACGCGCTGGCCAAGGCCTGCAAAGGCAAGCCAGACGTTCTGCTGGAGAGCGACGAAGAAAATGACACTCCGGCGAGCAAGGCATCAGAAGAAGCCGCTCCAGAAAGTGAGGATGACCAGGTTACCCCACTCGCTGCGAACCAGTAA
- the maiA gene encoding maleylacetoacetate isomerase, protein MELHGYFRSSASYRVRIALNLKGLEYTYHPVNLLKGEQRGTAYRALNPQGLVPALVDDGAVLTQSLAIMEWLDEQHPQPPLLPTSPLERARARALAYNVACDIQPIQNLRVLKYLQSELGASDEQKLAWIRHWINMGFGALEEQLATNGKGPFIGGENPGLFECCLMPQIYNAERFGLDTKPYPRIHRIAEACTALPAFERARPENQPDSTI, encoded by the coding sequence ATGGAATTACACGGATACTTTCGCTCTTCTGCCAGCTATCGCGTACGCATCGCCCTCAATCTGAAGGGACTGGAGTACACCTACCACCCGGTGAACCTGCTGAAGGGGGAACAGCGCGGTACAGCGTACCGGGCCCTCAACCCGCAGGGACTGGTACCAGCGCTGGTGGATGATGGAGCGGTGCTGACCCAGTCCCTGGCGATCATGGAGTGGCTGGACGAACAGCACCCCCAGCCTCCGCTCTTGCCGACGTCACCTCTGGAGCGCGCCCGCGCCCGCGCCCTCGCCTACAACGTCGCCTGTGACATACAACCGATACAGAACCTGCGGGTATTGAAGTACTTGCAATCCGAGCTGGGTGCCAGCGACGAGCAGAAGCTGGCGTGGATCCGCCACTGGATCAATATGGGGTTTGGCGCTCTGGAAGAGCAACTGGCGACAAACGGCAAAGGGCCCTTTATCGGCGGGGAAAATCCGGGGCTGTTCGAGTGCTGCCTGATGCCACAGATATACAATGCCGAGCGCTTTGGTCTCGATACCAAACCCTACCCGAGAATTCACCGTATTGCCGAGGCCTGCACCGCCCTCCCCGCCTTCGAGCGCGCACGCCCGGAAAACCAACCCGACAGCACGATCTGA
- a CDS encoding MarR family winged helix-turn-helix transcriptional regulator: MTVEKDIREIKEREGTDHIDAMRPDDLRLEKFLPYRLSVLSNRVSNAIAQAYGARFDLTIPAWRVMAILGRFPNLSAADLVEQTAMDKVAISRAVSILIKNDYITRSEDPADRRRQVLNLSEIGRDVYDRIVPLAQQYENDLMASLSDDERGQLDSIIEKLMSRAQDWANRGLID, translated from the coding sequence ATGACAGTAGAAAAAGACATAAGGGAAATCAAGGAACGGGAAGGAACCGATCATATTGACGCGATGCGTCCCGATGACCTGCGGCTGGAAAAATTTCTGCCGTACCGGCTCTCGGTGCTCTCCAACCGGGTGAGCAATGCCATTGCCCAGGCCTATGGCGCCCGGTTTGATCTCACTATTCCGGCGTGGCGGGTGATGGCGATCCTCGGGCGCTTCCCCAATCTGTCCGCCGCAGACCTGGTAGAACAGACCGCAATGGACAAAGTGGCCATCAGTCGCGCGGTATCCATACTGATCAAGAATGATTACATCACCCGCAGCGAAGATCCTGCCGACCGCCGTCGCCAGGTCCTGAATCTTTCGGAAATCGGCCGCGATGTCTATGACCGCATCGTGCCCCTGGCTCAGCAGTACGAAAACGACCTGATGGCCTCACTTTCGGATGATGAGCGCGGCCAGCTCGACAGCATTATCGAGAAGCTGATGAGCCGTGCCCAGGATTGGGCCAATCGTGGTCTGATCGATTGA
- a CDS encoding amidohydrolase family protein: MILINRKSDNQLRALVQCSRLLLQRLSTAFVLGLMMTTSAAAETVLIKGGKVMTLGEAGTLARADILVRDDRIVNVAADLSDSPVDRTIDASGKLVTPGLWAPITELGLIEIGAAASTNDAAVMDEHIGAAFDPVPAFNPRSTLIPFNRAGGITRAIVMPASEDKIFAGKGFAINLSGSFDSVVKPSLAQRIYLGEYGAELAGGSRANAYAQVKAALTQAREYADNKAAIRRGDWRTLDYSLEDLAALQPIISGEQPVLIRADRASDILQVLELADTFRLNVIIEGAAEGWMVAEQLAAAGVPVVLDPLRNSPDAFERLGARLENPALLQKAGVTILIGSPGYAGTHNSYLSRQGAGNAVAYGLPYDEALKAVSVNIARAFGFDGGVIAPGAVADIVIWSGDPLEVTSHPEVVLIDGATQSLVTRSTRLRDRYLHPKPGHEHGYSY, translated from the coding sequence GTGATTTTGATCAATCGTAAATCGGATAACCAGCTGCGCGCCCTGGTGCAGTGTTCGCGTCTGCTCCTGCAGCGCCTGAGCACCGCCTTTGTCCTTGGCCTGATGATGACCACTTCGGCCGCCGCCGAAACCGTTTTGATCAAAGGCGGTAAGGTAATGACACTGGGGGAGGCGGGTACTCTGGCGCGGGCGGACATTCTGGTGCGCGATGACCGGATCGTGAACGTTGCAGCGGATCTGTCTGACAGCCCTGTAGATCGAACAATCGATGCCAGTGGAAAGTTGGTAACGCCCGGGCTCTGGGCGCCAATCACCGAACTCGGGTTGATCGAAATCGGCGCCGCGGCTTCTACCAACGATGCAGCGGTAATGGACGAGCATATCGGAGCCGCATTTGATCCCGTACCGGCATTCAATCCGCGCTCCACCCTGATTCCGTTCAATCGTGCCGGTGGGATCACCCGCGCCATTGTGATGCCCGCCAGTGAGGATAAGATCTTTGCCGGTAAAGGGTTTGCGATCAACCTGTCCGGTAGTTTCGACAGTGTGGTAAAACCGTCGTTGGCGCAGCGTATTTACCTGGGGGAGTACGGTGCCGAACTTGCCGGTGGAAGCCGGGCCAATGCCTATGCACAGGTGAAGGCGGCGCTCACTCAGGCTCGTGAGTATGCAGATAACAAGGCGGCGATTCGGCGCGGTGATTGGCGAACATTGGACTATTCACTGGAAGACCTGGCGGCACTGCAACCGATAATTTCTGGCGAGCAACCGGTATTGATCCGTGCGGACAGAGCCAGCGATATTCTGCAGGTGCTTGAACTCGCCGACACATTCCGTTTGAACGTGATTATCGAAGGTGCCGCGGAGGGCTGGATGGTGGCGGAACAACTGGCCGCGGCCGGTGTTCCCGTCGTGCTGGACCCGTTGCGGAACAGTCCCGACGCATTCGAGCGGCTTGGCGCCCGCCTCGAAAACCCGGCATTACTACAAAAAGCCGGTGTTACGATATTGATCGGCAGCCCCGGCTACGCCGGTACGCACAATAGCTATCTCTCTCGTCAGGGGGCGGGAAATGCTGTGGCCTACGGGCTGCCCTATGATGAGGCGCTAAAGGCTGTGTCGGTCAATATTGCGCGCGCTTTCGGGTTCGATGGTGGTGTGATCGCGCCGGGTGCGGTGGCTGATATCGTGATCTGGAGCGGCGACCCGCTGGAAGTTACTTCCCATCCGGAAGTGGTGCTGATTGATGGGGCAACGCAATCGCTGGTTACCCGCTCCACACGATTGAGAGACCGCTATCTGCATCCGAAACCTGGACACGAACACGGGTACAGTTATTGA